In a single window of the Candidatus Celerinatantimonas neptuna genome:
- the glmS gene encoding Glutamine--fructose-6-phosphate aminotransferase [isomerizing]: MCGIVGAVAQRDVADILLEGLHRLEYRGYDSAGIATITSEGVLNRVRRLGKVQELDNALSQTPVCGGTGIAHTRWATHGEPSERNAHPHVSCETIAVVHNGIIENYQSLRESLKAKGYIFESETDTEVIGHLISELLKTHSSLVEAVQAASHQLEGAYGMVIMDKRDPSRIVVARSGSPLVIGYGLGENFVASDQLALLPVTRRFAYLEEGDVAEITRTNVTVFDSQGHHVERPVTESNANHDSGEKGGYKHFMAKEIFEQPVALQQTLEGRIHNGQVSDNAFGAQAGGLLPKVEHVQIIACGTSYNSGMVSRYWFEALAGVSCNVEIASEFRYRKSFVPKNSLLVTLSQSGETADTLAALRLAKDMGYMASLTICNVEGSSLVRESDMTYLMNAGVEIGVASTKAFTVQLAALLMLVVAIGRHKGLSDTLQQQIVHGLQSLPAKIEQTLTLDKEIEQLAEEFADKQHSLFLGRGSQYPIALEGALKMKEISYIHAEAYAAGELKHGPLALIDAEMPIIVVAPNNELLEKLKSNVEEVRARGGLLYVFADKDANFQSDETMKVINLPHVDEWIAPILYTVPTQLLAYYVALIKGTDVDQPRNLAKSVTVE, from the coding sequence ATGTGTGGAATTGTTGGAGCTGTTGCGCAGCGTGATGTCGCTGACATTTTATTAGAAGGGTTGCACCGTTTAGAATATCGTGGGTATGACTCGGCCGGAATTGCGACGATTACCTCTGAAGGTGTTCTGAATCGGGTACGTCGTTTAGGTAAAGTTCAAGAGCTGGATAATGCATTGTCTCAGACGCCTGTTTGTGGTGGAACAGGGATTGCTCATACCCGTTGGGCGACCCATGGTGAACCCAGTGAACGCAATGCTCATCCGCATGTTTCATGTGAAACCATCGCGGTTGTTCATAATGGCATTATAGAAAATTATCAGTCGCTTCGTGAATCACTTAAAGCGAAAGGTTATATCTTTGAGTCGGAAACGGATACTGAAGTGATCGGACATCTGATTTCAGAGCTTCTTAAAACGCACTCGTCACTGGTTGAAGCGGTTCAGGCAGCGAGTCACCAGTTAGAGGGTGCTTATGGCATGGTGATTATGGATAAACGCGATCCTTCACGAATTGTTGTAGCGCGCTCTGGTAGCCCACTGGTTATCGGCTATGGTTTGGGGGAGAATTTTGTTGCTTCTGATCAATTGGCCTTGTTACCGGTAACAAGGCGTTTTGCCTACCTTGAAGAAGGGGATGTCGCTGAAATAACCCGTACCAATGTGACCGTTTTTGACAGTCAAGGGCATCACGTTGAAAGGCCGGTCACCGAATCCAATGCCAATCACGATAGTGGTGAAAAAGGTGGGTATAAACACTTTATGGCAAAAGAGATATTTGAACAGCCGGTTGCTTTGCAACAGACGCTGGAAGGCCGCATTCATAACGGACAGGTTTCAGATAATGCTTTTGGTGCTCAGGCGGGTGGATTATTGCCAAAAGTTGAACATGTGCAGATTATCGCGTGTGGCACTTCTTATAATTCAGGCATGGTGTCCCGTTACTGGTTTGAAGCGTTAGCCGGTGTTTCCTGCAATGTGGAAATTGCTTCTGAATTTCGTTATCGCAAATCATTTGTCCCAAAAAACAGTTTGTTGGTTACCTTATCGCAAAGTGGTGAAACGGCTGATACATTAGCGGCGTTACGTCTTGCTAAAGACATGGGGTATATGGCTTCGCTGACGATCTGTAATGTCGAGGGTTCATCACTTGTGCGTGAATCGGATATGACTTATCTGATGAACGCCGGGGTCGAAATCGGTGTTGCGTCAACCAAAGCATTTACCGTGCAACTTGCGGCCTTATTGATGCTGGTGGTCGCTATCGGCCGGCATAAAGGATTAAGTGATACTTTACAGCAACAGATTGTCCATGGATTGCAAAGTCTGCCGGCTAAAATAGAACAAACGTTGACTCTGGATAAAGAAATCGAACAGCTGGCAGAAGAATTTGCCGATAAGCAGCATAGCCTGTTTTTAGGTCGTGGCAGTCAATATCCGATTGCTTTAGAAGGTGCGCTGAAAATGAAAGAAATTTCATATATTCATGCGGAAGCTTATGCAGCGGGTGAACTCAAACATGGCCCTCTGGCACTTATCGATGCTGAAATGCCGATTATCGTCGTAGCACCGAACAATGAATTACTGGAAAAACTGAAATCTAACGTAGAAGAAGTACGCGCAAGAGGCGGCTTGTTGTATGTATTTGCGGATAAAGATGCTAATTTCCAGAGTGATGAAACAATGAAAGTGATCAATCTGCCGCATGTGGATGAATGGATTGCGCCGATTCTCTACACCGTTCCAACCCAGCTGCTGGCTTATTATGTCGCTTTAATTAAAGGAACCGATGTCGATCAGCCGCGTAACCTGGCTAAATCAGTGACGGTTGAGTAA
- a CDS encoding IS3 family transposase ISSham2: MKQVHADMDATYGKRRMLSELLDMGFKLGIDKVRRWMKRLNLIAKRPKQHSYPSGGTPSVIAPNKLNRQFNPEEINRYWSGDITFVRTQQGWLYLAIVMDLCSRRVISWAFSDRPNSELTARALRLATQKRKTKGNIIFHSDQGCQYTSDYFQRTLQENGIKSSMSRRGNCLDNAVTERFFRSLKSERINYRRYETRSQAMADIIDYVEPFYNQKRKHYKLGNISPAQYEMKLRKAA; encoded by the coding sequence ATGAAGCAGGTTCATGCTGATATGGATGCCACTTATGGCAAGCGGAGAATGCTCTCAGAGCTTCTGGACATGGGATTTAAGCTTGGTATTGATAAAGTTCGCCGTTGGATGAAGCGCTTAAATTTAATCGCTAAACGGCCAAAGCAGCACAGCTATCCATCAGGAGGAACTCCCTCAGTGATAGCTCCTAACAAACTGAATCGTCAGTTTAATCCAGAGGAGATTAATCGTTATTGGTCTGGGGATATTACTTTCGTCAGAACTCAACAAGGCTGGCTATATCTCGCTATCGTCATGGATTTATGTTCACGTAGAGTTATCAGTTGGGCATTCTCCGATAGACCTAATAGTGAACTGACAGCACGAGCTTTACGTTTAGCCACACAGAAAAGAAAAACCAAAGGTAATATTATCTTTCACTCTGATCAGGGCTGCCAGTATACCAGTGACTACTTCCAAAGGACTTTGCAGGAAAATGGTATTAAGTCCAGTATGAGTCGACGAGGGAATTGCTTAGATAATGCCGTAACAGAACGGTTCTTTAGAAGCTTAAAGTCAGAACGAATTAACTATCGGCGCTATGAAACACGTTCTCAGGCAATGGCAGATATTATTGACTATGTAGAACCATTTTATAATCAGAAACGAAAACACTATAAGCTGGGAAATATTTCACCAGCTCAATACGAGATGAAATTAAGAAAAGCTGCCTAA
- the ctpC gene encoding Manganese-exporting P-type ATPase, producing MCVVRNHFPGRIRFKVKELSLYPGIGSWVRQSLIAIQGVEDIRVNEYACSIVVHYDPQLLNDQTIDARLQVLELSKGERSDVEHLNTRGDVALNLIGILASLFLPQYLGSVTTATLIAPSLAKGFNQLRQRKLSIEVLDAVALGLSFWRGDFKTAMMTQSLISFGEYMEHQTNRSSDRLLADLMTPHETTVWKITEEGQKVQCHSSSLNPGDLIELMPGDAIPIDGGIVEGMALINQSSLTGESVPVRREAGAVIYSGTSVYEGQIKVKVDKVGSESTTAQIAKLIYDSLAEKSETQQITQQMADRRVKITLGIGAAVFVLTQNINRVASVFLVDYSCALKLSTPVTFKSIMYRAAQNGILLKGGSAIEKLVGVDTCVFDKTGTLTYGDMEVTDVISFSRDNSARDLLAISASVEEHSNHPLSQAIVSAARNHQLPHIDHGEVEYVIAHGLRSQLDDCCLVMGSRHFLEIHEQVDFTLFETKISQYEQMGRHLIFISHQGELIGMIGLRDHLRDDVLDTLNGLRELGVKQLVMISGDQRFKAEKLGKELKFDRIYAQATPKSKSEIIESLQQEGHKVMFVGDGVNDAPALSCADVGVAMCVGTELARQVADVVLLKDQLYSLVETRQLAKAAMSIINSNIKIAEYVNSGIMLAAAMGWLNPALSSLLHNGTTLGILARSISVRNARCDEG from the coding sequence TTGTGTGTCGTAAGAAACCATTTTCCCGGTCGTATCCGCTTTAAAGTAAAAGAATTGTCTCTCTACCCCGGGATTGGCAGCTGGGTTCGACAAAGCTTGATAGCGATTCAAGGGGTTGAAGATATTCGGGTCAATGAATATGCATGTTCCATTGTTGTTCATTACGATCCGCAATTACTGAATGACCAGACCATAGACGCTCGCTTACAGGTTTTGGAGTTGTCAAAAGGCGAACGAAGTGATGTCGAACATCTGAACACGCGTGGCGATGTTGCACTGAATTTGATTGGAATACTAGCTTCTTTATTTCTTCCTCAGTATTTAGGTTCGGTGACGACGGCTACATTGATTGCCCCATCGCTTGCTAAAGGGTTTAATCAACTAAGACAGCGAAAACTATCTATCGAAGTTTTAGATGCTGTAGCACTTGGATTGTCCTTTTGGCGTGGTGATTTTAAAACTGCCATGATGACTCAAAGTTTAATCAGCTTTGGTGAGTATATGGAGCATCAGACCAATCGGAGTAGTGATCGGTTATTAGCCGATTTAATGACTCCACATGAAACAACGGTTTGGAAAATTACCGAAGAGGGTCAGAAAGTTCAATGCCATTCGTCTTCTCTTAATCCAGGTGATTTAATCGAGTTGATGCCTGGAGATGCAATACCCATTGATGGGGGTATTGTTGAAGGAATGGCGCTGATTAATCAATCCTCTTTAACCGGTGAAAGTGTGCCGGTTCGTCGTGAGGCGGGAGCTGTTATCTATTCTGGAACATCTGTCTATGAAGGACAGATTAAAGTGAAAGTTGACAAAGTGGGGAGTGAATCGACAACGGCTCAGATAGCCAAGTTGATTTATGATTCACTTGCTGAAAAAAGTGAAACACAACAGATTACTCAGCAAATGGCTGATCGACGGGTCAAAATTACGTTAGGTATTGGTGCTGCTGTTTTTGTTCTGACTCAAAATATTAATCGGGTGGCATCTGTCTTTTTAGTTGATTATTCCTGTGCACTAAAATTAAGTACGCCAGTGACGTTTAAGTCAATCATGTATCGTGCTGCTCAGAACGGAATTTTGCTTAAAGGAGGCAGTGCAATAGAAAAGCTGGTCGGTGTTGATACTTGCGTTTTCGATAAAACAGGAACTTTAACATACGGTGATATGGAAGTGACTGATGTCATATCCTTTAGCAGGGATAATAGCGCCAGAGACTTGCTGGCTATTAGTGCTTCAGTTGAAGAACATAGTAATCACCCACTCTCTCAAGCCATCGTTAGTGCAGCCCGGAATCATCAATTACCGCATATTGATCATGGTGAAGTCGAATATGTCATTGCCCATGGACTGCGTAGTCAATTAGATGATTGTTGTCTGGTCATGGGGAGTCGTCACTTTCTGGAAATTCATGAACAGGTCGATTTTACTTTGTTTGAAACAAAAATTAGTCAATATGAGCAGATGGGGCGTCACTTGATTTTCATTTCCCATCAAGGCGAATTGATTGGGATGATAGGGCTTAGAGATCATCTTCGAGACGATGTGTTGGATACATTGAATGGCTTAAGAGAACTGGGTGTTAAACAGTTAGTGATGATCTCTGGAGACCAGCGTTTTAAAGCTGAAAAACTGGGAAAAGAGCTTAAATTTGATCGAATTTATGCACAGGCAACGCCTAAAAGTAAGTCTGAAATTATTGAATCACTTCAGCAGGAAGGCCATAAAGTCATGTTTGTTGGGGACGGAGTGAATGATGCGCCAGCATTGAGCTGTGCTGATGTTGGTGTTGCGATGTGTGTCGGTACTGAGTTGGCTCGTCAGGTCGCAGATGTTGTTTTACTTAAAGATCAACTTTATAGCCTAGTAGAAACTAGGCAGCTTGCTAAGGCTGCTATGTCGATCATTAATAGTAATATTAAAATTGCGGAGTATGTGAATAGTGGCATTATGTTAGCTGCTGCTATGGGTTGGTTAAATCCAGCATTAAGCTCGTTATTACATAACGGGACAACATTAGGTATTTTGGCTAGGTCGATATCTGTTAGAAATGCTCGTTGTGATGAAGGGTAA
- a CDS encoding IS982 family transposase ISSde7 gives MRKLVELFCHVDDFCKAFLPQWQKLQLESGERKRNRKGRMSESEIMTIIIAFHMSHQRDFKNFYLGIVRRYYKSDCPALLSYTRFLEVMPSVLIPLSSFFTHVKGEPTGIEFIDSTSIKVCHNLRIPRHKVFKGTAARGKGTMGWFYGFKLHIITNHLGDIVAAKLTPANTDDRAPVRELSKGLLDKLYGDKGYISKALAEDLKVEAVTLITTQRKNMKPKMLAAWDRAMLSKRFIIETINDQLKNISQIEHSRHRSLHGFMLNLLGGLIAYCLKPEKPSLNMTPVEKTGLMAMA, from the coding sequence ATGCGTAAATTAGTAGAATTATTCTGCCATGTCGATGATTTTTGCAAGGCTTTCCTACCTCAGTGGCAAAAGTTACAGCTCGAAAGTGGTGAACGTAAGCGAAATCGCAAAGGTCGTATGTCTGAGAGTGAGATCATGACCATCATTATTGCGTTTCATATGTCTCATCAACGTGATTTCAAAAACTTTTATCTCGGCATTGTTCGCCGCTACTACAAAAGTGACTGTCCAGCCTTACTCAGTTACACTCGTTTTCTTGAAGTAATGCCTTCCGTTCTCATCCCACTTAGCTCTTTCTTTACACATGTGAAAGGAGAGCCAACAGGGATTGAATTTATTGACTCAACCAGCATCAAAGTCTGTCACAACCTCCGCATTCCAAGGCATAAAGTGTTTAAAGGAACAGCAGCCCGAGGGAAAGGGACGATGGGTTGGTTCTATGGTTTTAAACTTCATATCATCACGAATCATCTTGGTGATATCGTGGCAGCGAAGCTGACTCCAGCCAATACAGATGATCGCGCGCCCGTTAGGGAGTTATCTAAAGGGTTACTGGATAAGCTGTATGGTGACAAAGGCTATATCAGTAAAGCACTGGCTGAGGACTTGAAAGTAGAGGCTGTCACACTTATCACCACTCAGCGTAAAAACATGAAGCCCAAAATGCTTGCCGCTTGGGATAGAGCAATGCTCTCTAAGCGCTTCATTATTGAAACGATTAACGATCAATTGAAAAATATTTCTCAAATAGAGCATTCTCGTCATCGAAGTTTACACGGATTTATGCTCAATCTTTTGGGTGGCTTGATTGCCTATTGTTTAAAGCCAGAAAAGCCATCACTTAATATGACTCCAGTTGAAAAAACGGGTCTAATGGCGATGGCTTAA
- the dapD_2 gene encoding 2,3,4,5-tetrahydropyridine-2,6-dicarboxylate N-succinyltransferase produces MIYKRNGHRYKDSETGRVLDAWYPKGKSPVKRSCPAQSAGLITGESFSIEIDTDLKPASTEDVYLRLHLLSECECVPNSINLDGLFNLLPNVAWTNVGPVPPENVNELRQRLAESDFFVQVPSIDKFPRMSDYVIPSGVRIGDADRVRLGAHLASGTTVMHEGFVNFNAGTLGPSMVEGRVTPGVVVGEHSDVGAGSLIMGTLSGGGKQVNSIGKRALLGANAGIGISLGDDSIVEAGLYVTAGTKVLTPEGEVVAARALSGMPNILFRRNSQSGQVEVIPTNHSLWGD; encoded by the coding sequence ATGATTTATAAACGTAATGGTCACCGATACAAGGATAGTGAAACAGGGAGAGTTTTAGATGCCTGGTATCCCAAAGGTAAAAGCCCGGTTAAGCGGTCTTGTCCGGCTCAATCTGCTGGTTTAATTACCGGAGAGTCGTTTTCTATCGAGATAGATACAGATCTAAAACCCGCTTCGACCGAGGATGTATATCTTCGCTTGCATTTACTCTCTGAGTGCGAATGTGTACCAAATAGTATAAACCTTGATGGTCTCTTTAATTTATTACCGAATGTGGCTTGGACCAATGTTGGCCCAGTACCGCCGGAAAACGTGAATGAATTACGACAGCGTTTGGCTGAGTCGGATTTTTTTGTTCAGGTTCCATCGATCGATAAATTTCCTCGGATGAGTGATTATGTGATCCCATCGGGTGTCAGAATTGGTGATGCTGACCGGGTTCGTTTGGGGGCGCATCTGGCTTCCGGCACGACGGTTATGCACGAAGGGTTTGTTAATTTTAATGCGGGAACGTTAGGCCCATCGATGGTAGAAGGTCGTGTTACACCTGGCGTGGTTGTGGGTGAACATTCCGATGTCGGGGCCGGATCATTGATTATGGGGACGCTTTCAGGTGGTGGTAAGCAGGTTAATTCGATTGGTAAACGTGCTCTATTAGGCGCTAATGCCGGAATTGGTATCTCGCTTGGCGATGACAGTATTGTTGAAGCGGGTTTATATGTCACTGCGGGAACGAAGGTTTTAACGCCTGAAGGTGAAGTCGTTGCTGCAAGAGCATTATCTGGAATGCCTAATATATTATTTCGACGCAATAGCCAGTCGGGTCAGGTTGAGGTTATTCCAACGAATCACTCCCTTTGGGGGGATTAA
- the hsrA_2 gene encoding putative transport protein HsrA, translating to MTMQKSLSPFALLLLVGGQLLPQIDFSIVNVALDVMGKTLNTSESGLVLIVALYGLSFATFIATAARLGDRYGRKRLFMTGIIGFCITSAICGIATNILMMLVGRLLQGICGALLMPQILATIHATLKGERHSRAVGIYTAVAGLSVAFGQMLGGWLVSANLFGLGWRIAFFINIPVCLFILGIGSFMIPETRSQQKPQMDTSGIFLFALFLLCLLIPVAMGRQWPQLWWLLLGLFPIGYSLWQLESYKEIANRQPLLPPSLFKTPSLLTGLFGEVAVTFTYSGFLFATALCLQSKLHFSSLQSGDTFVMLGLCFFVGSLLSKKMSQQLGNYRNFSFGALLTSLGFIATIFAFWHLGAQLRVWHLVLPTALVGFGNAMMITSAFRIALSKVKKHHSGEASSMIVTIQQGCFALGTAFSGALYATTLKDGYLIAITTAIGALCMVLLMIGSLIFCKRPRKDFKLRNADCLD from the coding sequence ATGACAATGCAAAAATCACTTTCACCATTCGCTTTGCTACTTTTGGTAGGCGGTCAATTACTACCTCAAATTGATTTCTCAATCGTAAACGTTGCACTGGATGTTATGGGAAAAACGCTCAATACAAGTGAATCAGGGCTGGTACTTATCGTCGCTTTATACGGCCTGAGTTTTGCGACGTTCATTGCCACTGCAGCCCGTTTGGGGGATCGCTATGGCCGTAAACGTCTGTTCATGACTGGCATCATCGGTTTTTGTATTACATCGGCAATTTGTGGGATAGCAACCAATATCTTAATGATGTTGGTAGGGCGATTACTGCAGGGCATCTGTGGCGCCTTGCTCATGCCACAAATTTTAGCCACAATTCATGCCACTTTAAAAGGTGAGCGCCACAGTCGGGCGGTAGGGATCTATACCGCAGTTGCCGGACTATCAGTTGCCTTCGGTCAAATGCTGGGAGGATGGCTGGTATCAGCCAATCTGTTTGGATTAGGCTGGAGAATCGCTTTTTTCATTAATATACCCGTCTGCCTTTTTATTCTGGGCATCGGTTCTTTTATGATTCCCGAAACCCGCTCCCAACAAAAACCACAAATGGATACCAGTGGAATCTTTCTATTTGCGCTATTTTTACTGTGTTTATTAATCCCCGTTGCAATGGGAAGACAATGGCCACAATTGTGGTGGTTACTCCTGGGGCTATTTCCAATAGGTTATTCCTTATGGCAACTTGAATCCTATAAAGAAATAGCGAACAGGCAGCCCCTGTTACCGCCATCATTATTTAAAACACCATCTCTTCTCACCGGCCTGTTTGGTGAAGTAGCTGTGACATTCACCTATTCCGGTTTTCTATTTGCAACGGCATTATGCCTGCAAAGTAAACTTCATTTCAGCTCATTACAATCCGGAGATACTTTTGTCATGCTCGGACTATGCTTTTTTGTCGGTTCACTACTGAGTAAGAAAATGAGTCAGCAATTAGGAAACTATCGGAACTTCAGTTTTGGCGCTCTGCTCACATCACTTGGTTTTATCGCAACAATTTTCGCCTTCTGGCATTTAGGCGCCCAACTTCGGGTTTGGCATCTGGTCCTCCCCACCGCGCTGGTCGGATTTGGCAATGCCATGATGATCACATCCGCTTTTAGAATTGCCCTATCTAAAGTTAAAAAGCACCATTCTGGCGAAGCCAGTAGCATGATCGTCACGATTCAGCAGGGATGTTTTGCCCTGGGGACTGCTTTTTCAGGGGCTTTATATGCAACCACACTCAAAGACGGATACCTGATAGCCATCACAACAGCAATTGGCGCTTTATGTATGGTTCTTTTGATGATCGGAAGTCTGATCTTTTGTAAACGACCCAGAAAAGATTTCAAATTACGTAATGCCGATTGTCTGGATTAA
- a CDS encoding Peroxiredoxin has protein sequence MIEPMTPTVSMPLLNEPAPAFKAVTTHGELSLDDYKGKWLVLFSHPADFTPVCTTEFIAFAKASQDFKAVNCDLLGLSIDGVHAHIAWCRSIKENFNVEITFPIIADLNMAVARAYGMVQPGVSDTSAVRATFVIDPDGILRAMLYFPMSNGRCVEEILRLVKALQTTDSNQCATPESWQPGEEVIVPPPATVQAADTRKTEGYNYVDWYFSKRKL, from the coding sequence GTGATAGAACCAATGACCCCGACAGTTTCTATGCCACTGTTAAATGAACCTGCTCCGGCATTCAAAGCTGTGACGACACATGGCGAGTTGAGCTTAGATGATTACAAAGGAAAATGGTTGGTCCTTTTTTCTCATCCAGCCGATTTTACGCCGGTTTGTACGACTGAATTCATTGCTTTTGCTAAAGCCAGCCAGGATTTTAAAGCTGTAAATTGTGATCTTTTAGGATTGTCGATTGATGGTGTTCATGCACATATTGCCTGGTGTCGTAGTATCAAAGAGAACTTTAATGTGGAAATTACATTTCCAATTATTGCCGATTTGAATATGGCCGTGGCCCGTGCTTATGGAATGGTTCAGCCAGGAGTAAGTGATACTTCTGCGGTCCGAGCTACTTTTGTGATTGATCCCGATGGCATTCTTCGGGCTATGTTGTATTTCCCGATGAGTAATGGGCGTTGCGTTGAAGAAATATTGCGTTTAGTCAAGGCGCTACAAACGACTGATTCAAATCAATGTGCGACTCCGGAGAGTTGGCAACCTGGAGAAGAAGTGATTGTGCCACCTCCTGCGACAGTGCAAGCGGCTGATACGCGAAAAACGGAAGGTTATAATTACGTAGACTGGTATTTTAGTAAGAGAAAACTCTAA
- the mcpU_2 gene encoding Methyl-accepting chemotaxis protein McpU, producing the protein MDIKQFTMKNKSLAIKLFLITGLLLFISILIITTLETTSLEKTATRIHNESTSQINREIIHAIQTQVGKSAVELASFINQSFKAPITLSKQLSSSITSKHPLSRSQIVTLDRATLAANPHLSSVYSQFEANAYDGQDAKFTHGFKHSVEGTGTFEVYFTRNNNDQLEQHQVASSQEKHTTQLNINGIPEAQWYLCPMKTLKPCMSEPYLYEIKPGNPVLLASLTVPIIANGTFRGVTGSDVNFPAFQKQIEQLSQSLYKGRANVLLLSKMGLIVASSHHPDQLGKKIDQVIPELAHKWKNLDRTSFTENNRHIMLSYPVHLQSTDTHWTLLVDVPKKVAFADVINLNRSISQSFKNLLTKQIITGTSIIIIGLILMWLLIRTISKPLKHLNERMINLNGADGDLTQIVSVNSHQELISLARSFNQFLSKIKTIIHQSKHVSIDVSKQAQNSVDTASQTRILVDRQQHEIDSVVTAIQEMSATAAEIGQFAEQAADGANHANQSLTDSQEILHHAVDHVQSLAQDMETAAKAIGQVENRSNDIHHILEVIRSIAEQTNLLALNAAIEAARAGESGRGFAVVADEVRTLAEKTRRSTDEISEVIEKLNSEVGTSVSVIDQGVERASKTVSRANHAYETLENIVSQIKIINDQVTQMAVSAQEQSAVSDEITRNITDIGDAATELTGLAGQTENAGKKLHQQVQHLNQELSRLKTE; encoded by the coding sequence ATGGATATAAAGCAGTTTACTATGAAAAATAAGTCACTTGCGATAAAACTCTTCCTAATAACAGGTTTATTGCTATTTATATCAATTTTGATTATTACAACTCTCGAAACAACATCACTTGAAAAAACAGCAACCCGAATCCATAACGAAAGCACCAGTCAAATAAATCGTGAAATCATTCACGCAATCCAAACACAGGTAGGAAAATCAGCCGTCGAACTGGCAAGCTTCATCAATCAATCATTCAAAGCTCCCATCACCTTGTCAAAACAACTTTCATCCAGCATCACGTCTAAACATCCGTTATCCCGGTCTCAGATCGTTACGCTAGATCGGGCAACACTGGCGGCCAACCCTCACCTAAGCTCTGTTTATAGTCAGTTTGAAGCCAATGCTTATGATGGCCAGGATGCAAAATTTACACATGGATTTAAACATTCGGTTGAAGGAACAGGAACATTTGAAGTCTACTTTACCCGAAATAATAACGATCAGTTAGAACAGCATCAGGTGGCGAGTTCACAAGAAAAACATACCACCCAACTCAATATAAATGGCATACCTGAAGCTCAATGGTACCTGTGTCCAATGAAGACACTCAAGCCTTGCATGTCAGAACCTTATCTTTACGAAATAAAACCAGGCAATCCAGTACTCCTCGCATCACTCACCGTTCCTATTATCGCTAATGGAACTTTTCGGGGGGTTACCGGTAGTGATGTTAATTTCCCGGCATTTCAGAAACAGATAGAACAATTATCTCAATCTCTATACAAAGGACGTGCGAATGTTCTTTTACTTTCAAAAATGGGTCTGATTGTCGCATCCAGCCATCATCCGGATCAATTAGGGAAAAAAATCGATCAGGTGATTCCAGAGCTAGCCCATAAATGGAAAAATTTAGACCGAACCTCTTTTACAGAAAATAACCGACACATCATGTTAAGTTATCCTGTACATCTTCAATCAACTGATACCCATTGGACACTCTTAGTAGATGTTCCCAAAAAGGTTGCTTTTGCTGATGTCATCAATCTTAATCGCTCGATTAGTCAAAGCTTCAAAAATCTTTTAACAAAACAGATCATCACCGGAACATCAATTATTATCATCGGATTAATATTAATGTGGTTATTAATTCGGACAATATCCAAACCACTTAAACACCTTAATGAGAGAATGATAAATCTCAACGGAGCCGATGGAGATTTAACCCAAATCGTATCAGTGAATAGCCATCAGGAACTCATCAGTTTGGCTCGTTCATTCAATCAATTTCTAAGCAAAATTAAAACAATTATTCATCAATCCAAACATGTCAGTATTGATGTCAGCAAACAAGCTCAAAACAGTGTTGATACAGCCAGTCAGACCCGTATACTGGTTGACCGACAACAACATGAAATCGACTCTGTCGTTACAGCAATTCAGGAAATGAGCGCCACAGCTGCTGAAATTGGACAATTTGCGGAACAAGCCGCCGATGGAGCTAATCATGCCAATCAATCACTAACTGACTCACAAGAGATATTACATCACGCAGTTGATCATGTTCAGTCTCTTGCACAAGATATGGAAACAGCAGCCAAAGCGATAGGTCAGGTCGAAAACCGTAGCAATGATATCCACCATATTCTGGAAGTAATTCGGTCCATCGCTGAACAGACTAACCTGCTTGCTCTCAATGCAGCAATTGAAGCTGCTAGAGCCGGGGAGAGTGGACGAGGATTTGCTGTCGTTGCCGATGAAGTCCGTACTCTAGCAGAAAAAACCCGCCGCTCTACTGACGAAATATCAGAGGTCATCGAAAAATTAAACTCTGAAGTCGGAACCTCCGTATCGGTTATTGATCAGGGTGTGGAGCGAGCATCAAAGACAGTTTCCAGAGCAAACCATGCTTATGAAACGCTGGAAAATATCGTCTCACAAATCAAAATCATTAATGATCAGGTCACTCAAATGGCCGTTTCCGCCCAAGAACAAAGCGCTGTCAGCGATGAAATTACCCGGAATATCACGGATATAGGCGATGCAGCAACAGAACTAACGGGATTGGCCGGACAAACAGAAAATGCAGGGAAAAAACTACATCAACAGGTGCAACATCTGAATCAGGAACTGAGCCGGTTAAAAACCGAATAA